A genomic segment from Deinococcus sp. YIM 77859 encodes:
- a CDS encoding AMP-binding protein, whose protein sequence is MKTPLTPLEPVLRALRVYPSRPALIEADGGGHLSYEGLADRTARLVTLLREEGLTPGGHVLLLSPNTADALTAFHAVPLAGGVIVPLNPRFRDAELTFLSAHADPVLALVDAAHLPRVAATLAERGVPVIVTGSQGTLAQRLARVPPAPLTLPDPLAENDPISVNYTSGTTSDPKGVMLTHRGVFLSVTNMLYHLNLRPGSVFLHALPFAHANGWGSVWAVTAAGGTHVMLPDPSPAQLRGAITAHGVTHLCASPALLAPLADTAAPLPLPHPVRVMLAGTSPPPRLITALQTQGFEVLHGYGLTESSALVTLADPTPETQALAPEEQVRLLARQGYTMLLAGQVAVVRDDGTPVPHDGATPGEIVLRGNQIMKGYYKNRAATRRAVRDGWLHTGDVACVHPDGRLEILDRAGDLLNVAGQPVSSAQVEAVLYRHPSVREAVVVAARGEDGDVPVAFVTLHPGAQVQGRELLSFARPHLPPHALPARIVFTPELPKTASGKVLKYVLREQARERVAGQPAD, encoded by the coding sequence GTGAAGACGCCGCTGACGCCCCTGGAACCCGTGCTGCGCGCGCTGCGCGTGTATCCGTCCCGGCCCGCGCTGATCGAGGCCGACGGTGGCGGACACCTGAGCTATGAAGGCCTCGCCGACCGGACCGCGCGCCTCGTCACGCTGCTGCGCGAGGAGGGATTGACCCCGGGCGGCCATGTCCTGCTGCTCTCGCCCAACACCGCCGATGCCCTGACCGCCTTTCACGCGGTGCCGCTCGCCGGGGGCGTCATCGTGCCGCTGAACCCGCGCTTTCGTGACGCCGAACTGACCTTCCTGAGCGCGCACGCAGATCCGGTGCTCGCGCTGGTGGACGCGGCGCACCTTCCCCGTGTAGCGGCCACGCTGGCCGAGCGGGGAGTGCCGGTGATCGTGACCGGCTCACAGGGGACCCTGGCGCAGCGGCTCGCGCGTGTGCCCCCCGCGCCGCTGACCCTCCCCGACCCACTGGCCGAGAATGACCCCATCAGCGTGAACTACACCTCCGGCACGACGAGCGACCCCAAGGGCGTCATGCTGACGCACCGCGGCGTGTTTCTGAGCGTCACCAACATGCTCTACCACCTGAACCTGCGGCCCGGCAGCGTCTTTTTACACGCCCTGCCCTTCGCGCATGCGAACGGCTGGGGCAGCGTGTGGGCCGTGACGGCAGCGGGCGGCACACACGTCATGTTGCCGGACCCCAGCCCCGCCCAGCTGCGCGGCGCGATCACCGCGCACGGCGTCACCCACCTGTGTGCCTCGCCCGCGCTGCTGGCCCCGCTGGCCGACACCGCCGCGCCGCTGCCCCTCCCCCATCCCGTGCGGGTGATGCTGGCCGGAACAAGTCCGCCGCCCCGCCTCATCACGGCCCTTCAGACCCAGGGCTTCGAGGTACTCCACGGGTACGGCCTGACCGAGAGCAGCGCCCTTGTGACCCTGGCGGACCCCACGCCGGAGACTCAGGCCCTTGCGCCGGAGGAGCAGGTTCGGCTGCTCGCCCGGCAGGGGTACACCATGCTGCTGGCCGGGCAGGTGGCGGTGGTGCGTGACGACGGCACACCCGTGCCACACGACGGCGCGACCCCCGGTGAGATTGTTCTGCGCGGCAACCAGATCATGAAGGGCTACTACAAAAACCGCGCTGCCACCCGCCGCGCCGTGCGGGACGGCTGGCTCCACACCGGTGACGTGGCCTGCGTGCATCCCGACGGACGGCTAGAGATCCTCGACCGCGCCGGAGACCTGCTCAATGTCGCCGGGCAGCCTGTGTCCAGCGCCCAGGTGGAAGCCGTGCTGTACCGGCATCCCAGCGTGCGCGAGGCGGTCGTGGTCGCAGCGCGCGGCGAGGACGGGGACGTGCCCGTCGCCTTTGTGACGCTGCACCCCGGGGCACAGGTGCAGGGCCGGGAGCTGCTCTCCTTTGCCCGCCCGCACCTGCCTCCGCATGCCCTTCCCGCCCGCATCGTGTTTACCCCGGAGTTGCCCAAGACCGCGAGTGGTAAGGTGCTGAAGTACGTGCTGCGCGAACAGGCCCGCGAGCGGGTCGCTGGACAACCGGCAGATTAA
- a CDS encoding ribonuclease HII — translation MPLPLITPDWSLEREHWRRGHFRVAGVDEAGRGAWAGPVTVAAVILPGLAAEYPFRDSKQLTPAQREVFAAQVRRVAVAWAVEHAWPEEIERLNILGATHAAAERALARLAPPPQALVTDYLRLRTALPLLAPPKADALSYSVAAASLLAKTERDRLMTELDAQYPGYGFAAHKGYGAPAHRAALERLGVSAVHRRGYAPIARLLAEQA, via the coding sequence ATGCCTCTTCCCCTCATCACCCCTGATTGGTCCCTCGAGCGCGAACACTGGCGGCGCGGCCACTTTCGTGTGGCGGGCGTGGACGAGGCGGGGCGTGGGGCCTGGGCGGGGCCGGTGACGGTCGCGGCGGTCATCCTGCCCGGCTTGGCGGCCGAGTACCCTTTCCGCGACTCCAAACAGCTCACGCCAGCCCAGCGGGAGGTGTTCGCGGCCCAGGTGCGGCGGGTGGCGGTCGCCTGGGCCGTCGAACACGCCTGGCCGGAGGAGATTGAGCGCCTGAACATCCTGGGAGCCACGCACGCGGCGGCAGAACGCGCCCTTGCCCGCCTCGCTCCCCCGCCGCAGGCCCTCGTCACCGACTACCTGAGGCTGCGCACGGCCCTCCCCCTCCTTGCCCCCCCAAAGGCCGACGCCCTCAGCTACAGCGTCGCGGCAGCCAGCCTGCTTGCCAAAACCGAACGCGACCGGCTGATGACAGAACTGGACGCGCAGTACCCCGGCTACGGCTTCGCGGCGCACAAGGGTTACGGGGCCCCCGCCCACCGGGCTGCCCTGGAACGGCTGGGCGTGAGCGCGGTACACCGGCGAGGATACGCGCCCATTGCACGGCTGCTCGCGGAGCAGGCATAG
- the lepA gene encoding translation elongation factor 4 has product MNVRNFSIIAHVDHGKSTLADRILERLGAMNERDKRDQTLDTLELERERGITIKSTPVRLTYRRANGEVYIFNLIDTPGHVDFGYEVSRSLAACEGVLLLVDASQGVEAQTIVNAYLAIDNNLEIIPVVNKIDLPAADPEGAAQELEDVIGIPAEEAVFASGKTGQGVDQILEAIVERIPPPPGDPQAPLKALIFDSFYDAYQGVILFVRVLEGTLRPKEKIMLFSNGKTFEVDKVGTFSPGLVVGDSLPAGAVGWVAASIKDIHDAQVGDTITEKDRPTAEPFPGFKPAQPVVFSGLYPTNTEDYRRLREALEKLKLNDAAFTFEPETSEALGFGFRCGFLGLLHAEIVQERLEREFDLDLIATAPAVVYRVTLTNGEVFETQNPAEFPTRDRIEKVEEPYIKLSIMLPEEHVGPVMQLLQERRGSMVTMNYVGKRVELIYEVPFAEILYDFHDRLKSISRGYASMDYEQIGYREGDLRKVDILVNGEVVDALAVIVHEDKAYSLGRKIVDKMAEVIPRQLFPVPVQAAIGGKIIARATVKAYRKDVLAKCYGGDITRKKKLLEKQKKGRARMKQIGTVEVPQEAFLAVLSTEE; this is encoded by the coding sequence GTGAACGTTCGGAACTTCTCCATCATCGCCCACGTGGACCACGGCAAGTCCACGCTCGCCGACCGCATTCTGGAGCGGCTGGGAGCGATGAATGAACGCGACAAGCGCGACCAGACGCTCGACACCCTCGAACTGGAGCGCGAGCGCGGCATCACCATCAAGAGCACGCCCGTTCGCCTGACCTACCGGCGAGCAAACGGCGAGGTCTACATCTTTAACCTGATCGACACGCCCGGCCACGTGGACTTTGGCTACGAGGTGTCGCGTTCCCTCGCCGCCTGCGAGGGCGTGCTGCTCCTTGTGGACGCCTCGCAGGGTGTCGAGGCACAGACCATCGTCAACGCGTATCTGGCGATTGACAACAACCTCGAGATTATCCCGGTGGTCAACAAGATCGACCTCCCCGCCGCCGACCCCGAGGGCGCCGCGCAGGAGCTGGAGGACGTGATCGGCATTCCCGCCGAAGAGGCCGTGTTCGCCTCGGGCAAAACCGGGCAGGGCGTGGACCAGATTCTGGAGGCGATCGTCGAGCGTATCCCGCCGCCCCCCGGCGATCCGCAGGCACCCCTCAAGGCGCTGATCTTCGACTCCTTCTACGACGCCTATCAGGGCGTGATTCTCTTCGTACGCGTGCTGGAGGGCACCCTACGGCCCAAGGAGAAGATCATGCTGTTTTCTAACGGCAAGACCTTCGAGGTGGACAAGGTAGGGACCTTTAGCCCCGGCCTGGTCGTGGGCGACTCGCTTCCGGCGGGGGCGGTGGGCTGGGTGGCCGCGAGCATCAAGGACATCCACGACGCGCAGGTGGGGGACACGATCACCGAAAAGGACCGCCCCACCGCCGAGCCCTTCCCCGGCTTCAAGCCCGCGCAGCCGGTGGTCTTTAGCGGCCTCTACCCCACGAACACCGAGGATTACCGCCGCCTGCGGGAGGCGCTGGAGAAACTCAAACTGAATGATGCGGCCTTTACCTTTGAGCCGGAGACGTCGGAGGCGCTGGGCTTCGGGTTCCGCTGCGGCTTCCTGGGCCTGCTGCACGCCGAGATTGTGCAAGAGCGGCTGGAACGCGAATTCGACCTCGACCTGATCGCGACCGCCCCCGCCGTGGTGTACCGCGTGACCCTCACGAACGGTGAGGTGTTCGAGACGCAAAACCCCGCCGAATTCCCCACCCGCGACCGGATTGAGAAGGTCGAGGAACCGTACATCAAGCTCTCCATCATGCTGCCCGAGGAGCACGTGGGGCCGGTGATGCAGCTTCTTCAGGAACGGCGCGGCAGCATGGTCACCATGAACTACGTGGGCAAGCGCGTGGAGCTGATCTACGAGGTGCCCTTCGCGGAAATCCTCTACGACTTCCACGATCGCCTGAAGTCCATTTCTCGCGGCTACGCCTCTATGGATTACGAGCAGATCGGCTACCGTGAGGGCGACCTGCGCAAGGTGGACATCCTCGTCAATGGCGAGGTGGTGGACGCCCTGGCCGTGATCGTCCACGAGGACAAGGCCTACTCGCTTGGGCGCAAGATCGTGGACAAGATGGCGGAGGTGATTCCCCGGCAGCTTTTCCCGGTGCCGGTGCAGGCGGCCATCGGCGGCAAGATCATCGCCCGCGCGACGGTCAAGGCGTACCGCAAGGACGTGCTGGCCAAGTGCTACGGCGGCGACATCACCCGCAAGAAAAAGCTGCTCGAAAAGCAGAAGAAGGGCCGCGCCCGCATGAAGCAGATCGGCACGGTGGAGGTCCCGCAAGAGGCGTTCCTGGCGGTGCTGAGCACCGAGGAATAG